A single genomic interval of Pangasianodon hypophthalmus isolate fPanHyp1 chromosome 8, fPanHyp1.pri, whole genome shotgun sequence harbors:
- the si:dkey-90l8.3 gene encoding LIM domain transcription factor LMO4-B has protein sequence MVNSQAVGGAGCASRACAGCGGQISDRFLLFSMERYWHTRCLKCSCCQAQLGDIGTTCYSKGGMILCRSDYIRLFGHTGACSACGQSIPPSEMVMRAQGNVYHLKCFSCATCRNRLVPGDRFHYVNGTIFCEHDRPSATLLSAHLQGNPVLPDQKVC, from the exons ATGGTGAACAGCCAGGCGGTGGGCGGAGCCGGGTGTGCGTCACGTGCGTGCGCGGGCTGCGGAGGCCAAATCTCCGACCgcttcctcctcttctccatGGAGCGCTACTGGCACACACGCTGCCTGAAGTGCTCGTGCTGCCAGGCTCAGCTGGGAGACATCGGCACCACGTGCTACAGCAAAGGAGGCATGATCCTGTGCAGGAGCGACTACATCAG gttgtTCGGGCACACAGGTGCATGCAGTGCCTGTGGCCAGTCGATCCCTCCCAGTGAGATGGTGATGAGGGCGCAGGGCAACGTCTACCACCTCAAG TGTTTCTCCTGTGCGACGTGCAGAAACCGTCTGGTCCCCGGCGACCGTTTCCACTACGTCAACGGCACCATCTTCTGCGAGCACGACCGACCCAGTGCCACCCTGCTCAGTGCGCATCTGCAGGGCAACCCCGTGCTGCCTGACCAAAAA GTTTGCTGA